A genomic window from Streptomyces mirabilis includes:
- the chpH gene encoding chaplin ChpH translates to MIKKVVAAAAATGGLVLAGAGLAVADSGAQGAAVHSPGVISGNVIQVPVHVPVNVCGNTVSVIGLLNPAFGNTCINK, encoded by the coding sequence ATGATCAAGAAGGTCGTCGCTGCTGCGGCTGCCACTGGTGGTCTGGTTCTCGCGGGTGCGGGCCTGGCTGTCGCCGACTCGGGTGCCCAGGGTGCCGCTGTGCACTCCCCGGGCGTCATCTCCGGCAACGTCATCCAGGTGCCTGTTCACGTCCCGGTGAACGTCTGCGGCAACACGGTCTCCGTGATCGGGCTGCTGAACCCCGCCTTCGGCAACACCTGCATCAACAAGTGA